The Marivirga tractuosa DSM 4126 genome contains the following window.
TTGATTACAGCTAGTGTTGTAGGTTGTTACTGATTTAATCAAATGCCACACTTGCTGGTGTAATTGCCAAATAGGCTCTATTTAAATTATTTTTTTATGGATTTAAAGCTTGATATAGAGGAGCTTATAGAGTTAAGACATCGATTACATGCAAATGCAGAAGTTTCAAACCAAGAAGAAAAAACTGCGAAGATAATAGTAGAGTTTCTTGAGCAATTTGAACCTCATCAAATTTGGGTCAATGTTGGAGGACATGGTGTCATAGCTCAATTTAAAGGAACAAAGGAAGGAGAAAATATTGGATTTCGTGCTGATCTGGATGCGCTTCATATAGCTGAAACTATAGATTTGGAATATGCTTCTAAAACACCCCATACTGCTCACAAATGCGGTCATGACGGGCATATGACCATGGTGTCGGGTATTGCGGCCTACCTTCAACAAAATCCACTAGACAAGGGTAATGTTTACTTAGTTTTCCAACCTGCAGAAGAAACGGGGGAAGGTGCTGAAAGAATAAATAGGAGCTTAAAAGAATTAGATATAAAGCTTGATTATTTGTTTGGGCTTCACAATTTGCCTGATTTCCCCAAAGGGAAAATATTAACAAAAAAAGGAACATTTGCTGCGGCTTCAAGAGGTATGGTAATAAAGCTTTTTGGAAAAACAAGTCACGCTGCAGAACCCGAATATGGGATAAGTCCAGTGATTGCAATGGCTAAAATTACCACGGAGATGTCCCGCATCCACCGAACGTTAGATTTCTCAGATTTAACGTTGGCAACAGTGATTCACAGTGAACTAGGAGAAATTGCATTTGGTACTAGCCCTGGTTATGGAGAGGTCAGAATTACTCTTCGAGCAATGAAAGATGAAGATATGTCTATCCTCATCGATGAAGCGGAAAATCTTGTTCATAAGTACTGTGAAGATGACGGCTTAGGCTGTGAAATATCTTATACTGAAGTATTTCCATCTACAATAAATTCTGATGAAGCATATGGCATTATGCAAGAAGCAGCAGCCCTGATGGATCTTGAATTTAAACAATTGGAAACACCTTTCAAGTGGAGTGAGGATTTCGGTCAGTATAAACTGCAATATAAAACTGGGTTTTTTGGGATTGGTTCAGGAATGGATTGCCCTCACTTGCATGATGAGTTTTATGATTTTCCAGACGAAATAATAGGAGATGGAGTTAAAATGTATATCGGTCTACTCAGATACTTTGGATTAGTAGCTTAATATTTTATACTTTTTAATATTATTGTTGTGATTTGATTATCACTTTTATATACCCTTTTTTTGTAATCAATTTTCTTTCTTCAATTTAACTGGAAAATATGAATCAAAGCATATTTAGTACATCTACTATCACACTGAGTAAGAGTGCAGTAAGGCAAAATGTTCGTTTTGTCAGGAAAAGATTAGCAGAAAATGTTTTGCTTTCAGCAGTTTTAAAAGGAAATGCTTATGGACACGGAATAAAAGGAATGGTGCCACTTTTTGAATCTGCCAACGTGAAGCATCTATCCGTATTCTCAACCCATGAAGCAGAGCAAGTTTGTCAAGTTAAGAAAAAGACTACTGAAGTCATGATAATGGGGTGGATGGAAGATGAAGAAACTGAATGGGCTATTGAAAACGAGGTAGAGTTTTATGTTTTTGAAATGGGGAGGTTGAAGGCAGCCCTTCATTATGCTAAAACATTAAATAAAATAGCAAAGATTCATGTTGAGGTAGAAACCGGAATGAATAGAACCGGGTTCGAAGAGGAACATCTGGAAGAATTAATGCAGATGATGAAGGAAAATCATGAGTATATTTCTTTTGTAGGCTTGTGCACGCACTACGCAGGAGCAGAAAGTATCACAAATTATCTAAGGGTGGTAGATCAAATAAAGAAGTATAAAAAAATATATGATTTGTTTGTGGAGAACGATTTAGTGCCCAAAAGAAGGCATACTGCATGTTCTGCAGCAGCCATGTCCTATCCAGAAACTCAGATGGATATGGTCAGAATTGGTATTTTGTTATACGGCTTTTGGCCAAGTC
Protein-coding sequences here:
- a CDS encoding amidohydrolase, with the translated sequence MDLKLDIEELIELRHRLHANAEVSNQEEKTAKIIVEFLEQFEPHQIWVNVGGHGVIAQFKGTKEGENIGFRADLDALHIAETIDLEYASKTPHTAHKCGHDGHMTMVSGIAAYLQQNPLDKGNVYLVFQPAEETGEGAERINRSLKELDIKLDYLFGLHNLPDFPKGKILTKKGTFAAASRGMVIKLFGKTSHAAEPEYGISPVIAMAKITTEMSRIHRTLDFSDLTLATVIHSELGEIAFGTSPGYGEVRITLRAMKDEDMSILIDEAENLVHKYCEDDGLGCEISYTEVFPSTINSDEAYGIMQEAAALMDLEFKQLETPFKWSEDFGQYKLQYKTGFFGIGSGMDCPHLHDEFYDFPDEIIGDGVKMYIGLLRYFGLVA
- the alr gene encoding alanine racemase — encoded protein: MNQSIFSTSTITLSKSAVRQNVRFVRKRLAENVLLSAVLKGNAYGHGIKGMVPLFESANVKHLSVFSTHEAEQVCQVKKKTTEVMIMGWMEDEETEWAIENEVEFYVFEMGRLKAALHYAKTLNKIAKIHVEVETGMNRTGFEEEHLEELMQMMKENHEYISFVGLCTHYAGAESITNYLRVVDQIKKYKKIYDLFVENDLVPKRRHTACSAAAMSYPETQMDMVRIGILLYGFWPSQETFIAYQRSNGHGQDGLDRKVRHPLKRVISWRSKIMSVKEVPVGEFIGYGTSYQATKKMKIATVPVGYAYGFARSLSNQGRVIVNGKRVAVISTVNMNLMIINVTECKNVGKGDEVIMIGSNGKVNVTVASFGELSNQLNYELLSRLPMDIPRRVVI